The Prosthecobacter vanneervenii DNA window CAGATGTTGCAGGCTGAGCTTTCGCTCGGCACACGCCCGAAGGGCGGTGCACATGTGACCTGCCGACTAGATCTGAGAAAAATCAAACCCACACCCAGTCATCCCAATGAAAAAAACTGAAGTTAAAGAAGCCAACGGTTACAAGGTGCTCCTCGTCGAAGACCATCCCATGTTTCGTGAACATCTGGGCCAGCTCATTGACAGGGATCTCGGCATGTCAGTCTGCGGGGAGGCGGACAACATCCGCGACGCCATGCGCCTTATTCTGGAGACCAAGCCTGACATTGCGATTGTGGACATCACGCTGCACGGCTCCAGCGGTCTGGAACTGCTGAAGGACATCAAGGCACAGGGGCTCGAAATCAATGTGCTCGTGCTTTCGATGCATGACGAAGAGTTGTACGCTGAACGTGCGCTGCGTGCCGGCGCGAAGGGGTACATTACCAAAAACGAAGCTTCCAGCGAGGTGATCGAGGCCATCCGCTGTGTGATGCGCGGAGACGTGTACGCCAGCCGACAGATGACTGCCAAGCTGCTGGAGCGCATGACGCAAAAGCGCAGCAACTCCGAACTGGCAGGCATGGAGACACTGGCGGACCGCGAACTCGAAGTCTTCCAGATGCTGGGCCGGGGCAAGAGCACGCGCGAGATCGCGCAAACACTCAACCTTGGGGAATCCACCGTGGAAACGTACCGTGCGCGCATCAAGGAAAAGCTGCAGCTGCGCAGTGCTGCAGAGCTGTATCTGCGCGCCGGGCAGTGGGTGCGCGATCATGGTGCCTGAACATGCGCTGAGTGTCAGCTTTAGCGGCTGTGGTGATGCTTACCACAAGGCATGTCTTTTGCTCAAATCAGGCGTTTCAGGGCAAAATAACAGCATAACTAATCCCTGAGCCATATGTCCAAACGCAGCCGTCAAAAGCACTCCGGAAGCAAAGCAGTGGAACGCGCCTCCGCACCCCTTGTCGAAGCCGCTGTTCCGCATGCTGAAAATGAGGCGCTAATGCCGGCTTCTGATGGGGGTGAGAGTCCTGTTGCAGTCGCACAAAAGACTCCGGCGTGGGTTCATGCTGCAGTAGCCGTATTGCTTGCAGGACTCTGCGTGGGCCTTTACAGCTGGACGGCAGATTTTCCGATGGCTTTTGATGACCATACTTATCTCAAGGATAATCCTTTTTTCAAGGATGGTGCCACCTTTGACTACCTGAAGAACTTTGAGGAGTTTGCCAACCGCCCTGCAAAGATGGGCTCCGACCCTGACTATGCAGTCAACGCAGTGCTCCGCCCAGTGGCGTATGTCAGCTTTCGTCTGAATTATTTGCTCGATGGATTCCGGCCCCACTGGTACCGACTGGTGAATGTGGCGGTGCATGCGGTGAATGCGTTTCTGGTCTATGCACTCGTAGGTGTGCTGCTCGGTCATTCATCGCGAGTGCAGAAAGTGCAGCGCAGTTCTGTATTCTTCATCGCAACGGCAGCAGCCCTGCTGTTTGCCGCGCATCCGCTGGCCACGGAGTCGGTGACTTACATCATCCAGCGCTTCACCTCCCTGGTGGTTCTTTTCTCGCTGATCAGCCTGTGGCTGTATTTTGCGTCATTTCACATTCAGGAGCGGTGGGGAGGGCGGTTCCTACGCGGTGGAGCGGTGGTGGCGGCTTTGCTGGCCATGCAGACCAAGGAGGATGCAGTGATGGTGCCTCTGCTGGCCCTGCTGCTGGACTGGCTGGTGCTGGGCACGGGCCTGCGCGCCGCCCTGCTGCGTGCGCTGCCCCTGCTGCTGCTGCTGCCGGTAGTGCCCGGACTGGTGCTCATGACCTCGTCAGCACAGCATGGCGGACACGACTGGCATGCGGCCATGAACATTGTGAACTCGCGCGATGATCCGCTGAACCACTGGCACTACATCGTGACCGAACTGACGGTGATGACTCATTATCTGCGGCAGATGTTCTGGCCCAAGGGGATGAACCTTGACCCCGAGTGGCCGCTTTACAAATCCTTCTGGGAGCGGCCTGTGCTCCAGGCGGTTATTGTTCTGACTGGGATGGTGCTGGCGGCATGGAAGCTCTTTCAGCGGCATCGGCGAGATGCCAGATTTGCCCTCGGCTTTGCCTGTGTGATCTGGTTTTTGCTCACCGTGTTTGTGTCCTCCGGACTGGTGCCGCTGCCTGACCTAGTGGCGGAGCACCGCTCCTATCTGCCCTCCATCGGCATCATGATCCTGGTGGCTTGTCTCCTGGACTGGCTGCGCAGCAGCGGCCTGCACAGGCATGCGCTGCGCATCGGGGTTCCAGTCTTTACGCTTCTGTGCGTGGCTGCGCTCTCCTGGAAGACCTGTGTGAGAAACAATGTGTGGCGCACACGCGAGAGCCTGTGGGAAGACACTGTGGCCAAGAGCCCCGGAAAATATCGCACTTGGGGCAATCTGGGTGCCGCCTACTCCGATGCAGGCAAAAACGAAAAAGCAGTTCACTGCTTCCGCGAGGCGCTCAAGGTGGAGCCCCGTTTTCAGAACGGACTGCTCAACCTTTCCAATTCGCTGCTCAGGCTTAATCGTCCAAAGGAGGCCTTGGATACCACGATGAAACTTATCAAGATGGACAGTACAGCCACGACCAAGCCACCAGTGGCTTTCACTCTAGGCCTGAGTCTCGCGGGAGTGGGCAGGTATGACGAGGCTGTAGCAGTCTTCCGGGACATCTTGCATGCCATGCCTGATGATCCGCAGGCTCATAAGGCCCTGGGGCTAGTCTATTACCAGACCGGCTTGCCGCACAGGGCGCTAGATCATTACAATGCCGCTGCTCAGGTGCAGCCGAATGACCCTCAGCTGGAGCGCCTCATCGAAGCCGCCAAGGTGGCGTTGGCCAACAAGGGCAGACCGCGATAGGTTGTGCGCCGGAGGGGGAAGGATGCAGTTCATTGTATTTCAGACTTTAAGTCTGAAATACGAGTGCATATGATACTGCGTTAATTCATGACAGCGACCTCATCCACCCATGCCGAAAAGGCCGCATTTCCTGCTGCCAAAGGAGGGATGGCGAACTTGGAAGATGCCAGCTCTTCTACCGCGCCGGCTGGCAGTCGCGTGAGCGAGCTCACGGTCAAAATGCGCGCCAGCCCGATTTGGATGGCGCTTGCGATGCCCATGTTTCTGACGGTGGTTCTTGGCTGGCTTGATCAGATCACCAGCTGGGAGATCAGCTGGTTCATTTTCTATGCAGTTCCCATCATCATGGCCGTGTGGTGGGCCGGCGTCAGAGGTGGCATGCTCACTGCCATTTTTTCCGGTGCAGTGTGGTGGGTGGCCAACCGGTACACCAGTCCCTATAAGACGGAGATGGGCTATGCCTGGGCTATGCTCAACCGGGAGTTTTATTTTTGCGTGCTGGTTTTTGCTGTGAATGCCGTGCGCGGCAAGCAGGACGCAGACGCTGCCCACATTCGCATGCTGGAAGAGCGCAGACAGTTGGAGAAAGACATCGTCAGCGTGAGCGAGCATGAACAGCAGCGCATCGGCCAGGACCTGCACGACGGCCTCTGCCAGCAGCTGGCTGCCATAGGCTGCGCCTTGCATGCGCTGGCGGAGGATCTCTATGCACAGAGGCTGCCAGCGGCACAAGATGCCGCCCTGGTGGAAGAGTCCGTGCAGCAGGCTGTGGCGGACGCGCGCAATCTCGCCCGGGGTATTTTCCCAGTGCATGTGGATCACGCCGGCTTCTCCGCCGCACTGAAAGAACTGGCGGGGAATACCAGCAGGCTGACGGGTGTCTCCATCGTCATCCAAGAGAGCGGAGAGACGCAGATCGAAAATCCCAAGGTGGCGATGCATCTCTACCGCATCGCGCAAGAGGCGGTGGCCAATGCCGTGCGGCATGGTGGCGCACGTGAAATCGTCATCTCTGTAAACCGCCATCGCGATGCGCTGGAACTGAACTTGGAAGACAATGGCACCGGCTTGCCTGAAGGCTCGCCACCTACTGCAGGCATGGGCCTCCGCACGATGCGCTACCGGGCTCAGAGCTTGGGTGCCAGCTTCGAGATCATGCCCCGTCGCTCCGGCCCTGGCACCTGTGTCCGCTGCTGCCTGCCGATCAAAGATTTCTAAAGGCTGCCGGGCCTATGATGAGAGGGGGCGGATCTAACGCTGCAGGGCAGAACTCGCTGCCGATGCGGTGTTGATCCATTCGCCGATGATCTTGAGAACCTCCGTGCGTTTTCGGAAAAAGAGAAAATGATCGTCCTGCTCAAAGCAGCGGGTGGTGACGCGCATGCCGCTTCTCTCCAATTTCTCAGCGTAGCCTGATACATAATCCCATGGCACACGGTCATCGCTCCCGCCTGAAATGACGAGCGCAGGGCGGCCCTTCAGACGTGAGGCCAGTGTGGATGGGGAAATGCGGTTGTGCAGCACGGCAGAGAGGAAGATGAGCGTGCGGAATTTGGGCCCCTCAGAGGACTCCGCCAGGCACATCCCCTTGCCGCCGTTGGAAAGGCCCATGAGGTGAATCTGCTCCGGGTCGATGGTGGCGTGGTTTCCCGCATCGGTGATGGCGCGCGTGATGGCTTCGTAGCCGCCCTTTTTCTCCCAATTTCCAAGGCCAAAGGTCGGCGCGATGACGGTGATGCCCAGCTCATCCGCGAGCTTTGAGAGAAGCCAGATGTAGGCTTTGAAGTTGCCACCGCTGCCGTGCAGAAAGACTAGCGCGGGCGTTGGCTTGCTGCGGTCCACCTTCGCAGGAATGTAGTGGAAGTAATGTCCGTCGCGAAACTGGCCAAAGCTCATCTCATGATAAATAGAGGGCAGGGCGGAGCCTGCAGCGGTGAAGTCCGGTTCTGAACCTATCTCGGCATAGATAGAGTCAGTCATCGCAGAGAGTTCGCGGCGCTGCTTTTGATTGAAGAAGGGATCCAAGGCCGAAGCGACGGCATAGCCGAGATGGATCTGATCGATTTCCGGCAGCATGGAGCCCAGGGCCAGACGGTCGTAGTGCCAACCGCCATCGGAGTAGCGTGAATGAATGCGCGCTGTCTCTGGTGTATGCGCCGTGGGCGTCTGCCAGAGAACAACCATTATTCCCGTCGCAGCCAAGGCAAGCATGGTTTTCGACAGCCGCATCTGCAGCACGGAGCCACGCTCGTCACCGATCCAGTACAGCAACGGCCCCAGGCCGAGCAATCCTGCTGCGCTGAGCAGCATGCCCTGCCAGGTGATGACACAGCACAGACCGAAGAGACTCAACGGCACCGCAAACAGCGCCAGCATGAGCGAGGCAGCTTTCAGGAGAACTTGAGGAGACGGCATATGCCGAATACTCAAGCAGAGCCAGTTTTCCCGGGCGAATCAATAATACTTCACCAGCCCATCTCTCCACAGAGGCTTGAGCTGATCGACGGGGGAGTCAATGAGCGTGGTGCCATTGTGGGAGATGTAGAGGTAGGGGTCGCGGGTGGAGTCGCCGATGATGACGAGGCCGGCGGCTTCGGCGGCTTCGACATGCTCGGGGTCGATTTCGACAAGGAGGCGGCCGGGAGTTTCGCCAAAGAGGAGTTCGGCGGTGGTGAGGCCGGCGGCGGCGGGCATCTTGTCGGTGGCAATGCGGAGCCCGGCTTTGCCGCTGAAGGCCATTTCGGCCAGTGCGACGGCGAGGCCGCCTTCGCCGATGTCGTGGGCGCTGAGGATGGCGCCCTGCTTCACCAGCTCGTAGTAGCGGCGGTAGGCGGCGAGGCTTTCGACTTCGCAGAAATCAGGCGCTGCGTCCATGCCGATGCCCTTGGTGTACTTGGCCACGATGCTGCCGCGAAGTCCGGCGCTGGCCTTTCCGAGGATGGCGATGCTGCTGCCGACGCGGCGCAGGGATGCACCCACCACGTGCTTGGCATCTTCCACAATGCCGAAGCCGCTGACGAGCAGCGTGACGGGGATGGACACGGGGCCTTCGTCGGTGACGAAGTAGTTGTAGAAGCTGTCCTTGCCGGAGACGAAGGGGGTGGCGTAGGCAGTGGCGGTTTTGGCCATGCCCTTGGTGCATTCCACGAGGGCTCCAAGCTCGCGCTCGCTGTCGGGGTTGCCCATGCAGAAGTTGTCCAGAATGGCGATGCGGTCGGGATTGGAGCCCATGGCCACGAGCTGGCGCATGCACTCATCCACCACGGCGCGGCCCATGAGATTTGGGTCGGTCTTGCCCCATTCAGGAAGGAGGGCGCATGCCATGGCGACGAGCTGGTTGCTGCCATCCACGCGGATGACGCTCCCGTCCTGCGGGGCATCGCCGGAGGCTCCGGCCAGGGGCTTGAGGACGGTATTGCCCTGCACCTCGTGGTCGTACTCACGGATGACGGGCTCGCGGGAGACGATGGCAAAGTCTGCCAGCAGTGTCTTGAGTGTTTCAGTCCAGGATTCCGGGCGCACGGGCACGGCGGGCTTCACGGCGGGCTGGGTGCGCCATTTGGCCTTCATCTCGCGGCGTGGGGCCTCGTGCAGAGCGGCTACGTGCAGATCGCACACAGTGGTGCCGTGGTGCAGCACTTTCAGTCGCTGGGAGCCGTCTGCCTTGGCCAGCACGCAGAGCTCAGTCTGATAGATGGCGGCCAGTTCCTGCATGGCTGGGAGGTCTTTCTCCTCGATGGCGATGACCATGCGCTCCTGGGATTCGCTGATGAAGACCTGCCAGCTTTCGAGGTCGGGGGCTTTGAGGGGAGCGTTTTCCAGCCAGACCTCACCGCCGGTCTCGCGCAGCATTTCGCCTGCGGCGGAGCTGAAGCCGCCTGCACCGCAGTCGGTGACGAACTGGATGAGGCCCTTCTCACGTGCGGCGAGCACGAAGTCGGCGGCCTTCTTTTCCTCGATGGGATTGCCGATTTGCACGGCGGTCTGGTCTTCCTCGTGGGAGTCGGTGGTCAGCTCGGCGGAGGAGAAGGTGGCACCTTTGAGGCCGTCCTTGCCAGTGCGGCCGCCCGCAGCGATGAGCAGGTGGCCGGGCTTCACCTCCTTGGCGATGTCCTTGATCGGGATGATGCCGGCGGTGCCGCAGAAGACGAGGGGATTGTAGATGAAGGTGTCGTCAAACTGGATGGCACCATTCACGGTGGGGATGCCCATGCGGTTGCCGTAGTCGCGCACGCCGCGCACCACGCCACGCATGACGCCGAGGGGGTGGATGACGTCCTTGGCCTTGATCTGGTCCTGCTCGATGTCGGGCGGGCCGAAGCAGAAGACGTCGATGGAGGCCACGGGCTTGGCACCCTTGCCTGCGCCGAGGATGTCGCGGATCACGCCGCCGAGGCCGGTATTGGCTCCGGCGTAGGGTTCGATGGCGCTGGGGTGGTTGTGAGTCTCCACCTTGAGGCACACGGCCTTGTCATCGTCCAGGCGGACGAAGCCGGCGTTGTCCTCAAAGGCGCTGAGTACGAAGTCGGGCTTGTTCTTGCAGATCTCCTCCGTGACGGCGCGGATGTAAGTCTTGAAGAGGCCGTCCACGGTTTCTTCCTTGCCGTCCAGCACGTGGGTGATCTTAGCGCCAAAGATGCGGTGCTTGCAGTGCTCGCTCCAGGTCTGGGCGATGACTTCCATCTCGACGTCCGTGGGCTCGCGGCCTTCGTCCTGGTAGATCTTCTGCACGGCCAGCATGTCGGCGCGTGAGAGCGAGAGCTTCATGCGCTTGGAGAGGTCAAGAAGCTGGTCGGCGTTGAGATCGCGGAGGGGGATGGTGCGGAAAACGGCTTTGGACATGGGTGGGAACCCCCTGACTAGGCGAGGAATCGGCCGGGTTCAATGCCGGAGGCGGGGGAAAATGCTCGGTGCAGCCCGGATAGGAGGAGGTGTGAAATGGTTGCTGTTCTTTCGCGCACCGCTTTTATCCTTCCCTTATGGCAACCATTGCAGTCCTCGGCACCCTCGACACCAAAGGTCATGAACACGCCTATGTGGCGGAGATCATCCGCGCACGCGGGCATCAGACACTGCTGATCGACACAGGCAGCGGGGACGCACCGCAGGTGCGGCCGGATGTGACGCGGGAGCAGGTGGCGGCGGCGGGTGGCGTGGATCTGGCGGGAATCATGGAGCGCAAGGACCGCGGGGAGGCCGTTACCGCCATGGCGGGGGCGGCGGCGGCGTTTTTGTCGGCGCTGGTGGTGAGCGGCAAGGTGCAGGGCGTCATCTCTCTGGGCGGCGGCGGCGGCACAGCCATCGGCACAGCGGCCATGCGGGCGCTGCCGGTGGGCTTTCCGAAGGTGATGGTCTCCACCCTGGCGGCAGGCAATGTGGCTCCGTATGTTGGAACCAAGGACATTGTGATGTTTCCCAGCATCGTGGATGTCAGTGGCATCAACCGCATCTCCCGCGTGCTGCTGGCGCGCGCTGCCGGGGCCATCTGCGGCATGGTGGAAACCGCCGTGCCAGCAGGTGAGGATAAGCCTCTGATCGCGGCCTCGATGTTTGGCAACACGACCGAGTGCGTGAACAAGGCCAAGCAGATTCTCGAAGACGCGGGCTATGAAGTGCTCGTCTTCCATGCCACCGGCACGGGGGGCAAGATCATGGAATCGCTCATTGAGAGCGGCATGTTTGCCGGAGTGCTGGACATCACTACCACTGAGTGGGCTGATGAACTGGTGGGGGGCATTCTCGGTGCCGGGCCGACTCGTCTGGATGCCGCTGCAAAGGCCGGCATCCCCACCATCATCACGCCAGGCTGTCTGGATATGGTGAACTTCGGCGAGCGCGCCAGCGTGCCCGCGAAGTTTGAGGGCCGCACCTTCTACATTCACAACCCGCAGGTCACGCTGATGCGCACCAATGCGGCTGAATGCGCCGAACTGGGCCGCATTTTGGCGGGGAAAGCGAATGCCTACAACGGGCCCGTGACTGTGTTGCTGCCGCTGAAGGCGATCAGCATCATCAGCGCAGATGGGAAGCCTTTCCATGATGCCGAGGCGGACGCAGCCTTGTTCGACGCCATTCGCCACAACCTGCGGCCCGGCATCCCGCTCGTGGCACTGGACTGCGAGATCAACGCACCGGAGTTTGCCGAGGCCTGTGCGGGGGCTCTGCTGAGCAGCATGCCGCAAGCGGCGAGCTGATTGCAAATCTGCGGCTGTTCTATCATTGCCTCCGTCTTGGGGACGTCCACCTTGGCGGCCTAATGTACTACCCGCTTAACTTCCGCTTCAAGCTCATGACGTTCACGCCGGAGATCGACGTCACGGATGCTTACGGCGGCACGATCTGCCATGTGAGGCAGCAGTTTTTCCGGCTGCGAGAAAAGGTGGATGTGTACGCCGATGACTCGGAGAGGACGCTGCTGGCCACGATCGAGGCAGACCGCGTCATCGACTGGTCGGCGCGCTACACTTTCAGGGCTCCGGATGGCCGGGAACTCGGCGCCGTGGGCAGGCAGGGAATGAGGTCGCTGTGGCGTGCGCACTATGATGTCTATGCGCCTGGAGCAGAGACTCCCACGTTCGTGATTCAAGAGTCGAATCCCTTTGTGAAGCTGCTCGATGGCCTGGTGGGAGAGATTCCCATTCTCGGGATGTTCACCGGCTACATGCTGCACCCAAGCTACATCGCCACGCGAGGCGAGGGCGGGCCGCCCGTTCTCAAGCTGACCAAGAAGCCCGCGCTTTTAGAGGGGCGCTTTGCGCTCACGCAGGAAGGCCCGGCCAATGAGGGCGAGCAGCTGGCGCTGCTGCTGTCCTTTCTGATGATGAATCTGCTGGAAAAGAATCGGGGATGATCAGATCTGCGGGATTCTTTCCCCCTCGCGCACCAAGGTGCCGCGCTGGAGGAGGAGCTGGCCCTGCTTGATGGTGAAGAATTCGAAATGCGGATCTTCCTGGTCGTCATCGATCTCACAGCGCAGCTCGCCTTCGGCGTCCACCAGCGTTCTGGCCACTTCCCTGAAGACCTTCAGGATGGCCTGATTGCGCTCCTGGCCCATCCAGGAGAAATCCAGGGATTGCAGGGCCAGATCCACCTCGAGGTCATTCTCTGCAAAGAGTTCATCCAGGTGGTCCGCCTTTTCGCGGGCGAGCATTTTGAAGCTAAAACTGCCGTCGTACGTTCTGATTTCCGTCATGCATGACATGCTTGGCAGCTTTTTCTCAAGGAGCCAGTCTTAACCCGGCAAGTGCTGCAAAAAGTGCGGTTCGCGCTCAGAGCCGCCGGATGAAAAAGCTTCTCATCATCTGACAAACCACGTAGCATCATCACTGCTGCCATGAACTCCCAGGACACACTCCGCGCGAAAAGCAGGGATAAGGTTCTCATTCTCGCCTCAGTCGTGGTGATACCCGCCATGGTGCTGGCCCCTATTGTCCTTGGGCTTCATGTGTTGGGAGCACTGCCGCTCTCCTCAGGACTGCTCTATGGTTTGGTGCTGCCTCTGTTTTGTCTGTTTGTCGTTTGCTTGATCAAGTTTTCGTGGGAGGCCAGGATCATCATGACTGTGTGCACTGGCGGGCTCTTTCTGGTGAGCCTTCCGGTCATGAAAAAGCTATTGCCAAAAACGGCGGCAATAGGCGTGCCGTCGATGCGCAGCCACAAGGCTACTTCGGCAGCCGATCCATGAAAGCCGCAGGCAGCTCCACAGTCTTCTGCCTGCTGGAGGTGCCGCGCAGGAGAGTGATCTGACCTTTGGGGCAGTCGAGTTCATCTGCCAGGAAGCTGATGAGTTCGGTGTTTGCCTTTCCATCCACAGGTGGGGCGGCCAGTTTCACGAGCAGCACCGGGCGGCCTTTTTCATCGGCGGTCCATCCGGCAAAGGCAGACTTTTTCGCGTTTGGCGTTACACGTACGGCCAGTGGGGCGCGGTCATTGGAGGCAGCCATGATCAGACGAGTTTGAGGCGTTTGCGCATGAGCCACTCGGCGGTGAGCAGGAGAATGGCTGCGCCAAACCACCACCAGCTGCTCCAGAGGTTGGTCTCCTTGGTGATGGTCTGCTTGCGGTCGATCGTCTGCAGCAGGCCGGGGAGGTCGGTGGCGGCCTGTTCTTCGCGCAGGAAGCGGCCGCCGCTGTTGGTGGCCATGGTTTCCAGCAGGGGGCGGTTCATGGTCAGGGTAGCCCATTCGGGGTTGCCTGCATCAGAGACATGGAGGGAGAGGCGTGCCTCGCTGCGTGGTGCGCTGGGGCTTTCCGCCACGGATATCTCATAGGTGCCTGCGCGGAGCGGTGGAGTGACGGCGCGGTAGATGCCCACGTGGGTGGGATCTGCCTCCAGCTGAAGAGTGGCCACCTCCTCGCCGTCGTGCAGCAGGTAGGCGCGGGGCTGGGCATTGGTGAGCGTCTCGCCCTTATCATTGCGCACACGCACGCGGATTTCTGAGGTCTCGCCTGGGGAATAACGCAGGCGGTCTGTGCCCACGGAGAGCTTCTTCTGGTCGATCTGGAAAGGCGGCGCGGCGATCCATGCGCCGAGCTGCATCCAGAGACGCTGGTGATAAAGATCAGCCACCTGGAAACGCCAGCGCCAGAGCTCATCTGTACCGAGATAGAGCACCGCGCCCGCGCCCACTTGACGGAAAACGATGGCAGGCTGCTGTGCCTTGGCCAGCGTGATGGCGGCGGGCAGTGGCTCCACATTGGAGTGCCAGTTGACCTTGCTGAGCGTGGGCCAGAGCGTGGCGTTGGCGCTGGGGCTGTCGCTCAGACGCAGGGCGTCAAAGCGCTGCCCATCGGCGGTGAGCTCGATGCTGGCGGGGGTCTGCTTTTTGGCGGCCGCACCAAAGCGCACGGGGACAAGTGGGGCGGTTTTTCCGCTGGCCCATTCGTGCAGCTTGCCGCGCTGGCCGTCGATCATGATCAGGCCACCTCCACGTTTTTCGACGAACTCCACCAGCCACTCCAGTTGCTCGGGCTTGAAGCGGCCCAGCGAGACATCTCCGAGAATCACGAGGTCATAACTGAGGAGGTCATCCTTGGTTTTGGGGAAGTTTTTCTGCAGGTTGCCAGCGGCGGCGTTGTCGCTCATGTCGTCAAAGATGAGCGTGGTCTGCCAGCGTTCGTCGCGGTCGAAATGGTTGTGAATGTAGCGGAACTCCCAGCGCGGGCGGCCGTCGATGATGAGGGCCTTGCGCTTCTTTTCCAGGAGGTGGATGGAGAGCTCGCGGGCGTTGTTGGAGCGGGTCTTTTCCAGTGCGGCACGGTCGCCGCTGGCGGCCACCTGGATGTTCACGCTGCGCAGCGTTTTGTCCCGCTGGCCCGGTGCGGGAGGAGGCAGCTCGGCCACGGGAAAGATGAAATCAAAGCCCTTCTCACCCTTGCCGGAGGTGGTGAACTCCTTTTTCCACAACACCTTGCCCTGGCTCTCGATGCGCACGCTGGCTGGCACTCCGGCAGGCATGCTGTCATTCACGGTCAGATGGCCCTGGAAGTTCTCCTTGGAAAAGACCGACTCGGGCGCATTCACGGCGAGCAGCGAGAGATCTGCGGGCGGCACCTCAGTGCCAAAGCCGATGGTGAAGACCGGTGTGCCGCTGGTTTTGAGCGTGCTGCTGAATTCCTCGGGAGAGC harbors:
- a CDS encoding DUF167 domain-containing protein, coding for MAASNDRAPLAVRVTPNAKKSAFAGWTADEKGRPVLLVKLAAPPVDGKANTELISFLADELDCPKGQITLLRGTSSRQKTVELPAAFMDRLPK
- a CDS encoding VWA domain-containing protein translates to MTPLTETTLRFTGGYAPLPVILLAFGLAGLMWFLYRRELKYVGSRAAQVPAVLRSVAVFILVLALAGPMLRSVTTLRQLGHVVIAVDSSASMQLTDEAPGAPAGSSKPRFQRAEDLLLKGTTPLLKKLAETQDVELVALRGMNTQRLWWYRQAGKDTSGDMPSTFELPATAPITNLDQALRAALGPASAGTALVVLTDGQHNSAGSPEEFSSTLKTSGTPVFTIGFGTEVPPADLSLLAVNAPESVFSKENFQGHLTVNDSMPAGVPASVRIESQGKVLWKKEFTTSGKGEKGFDFIFPVAELPPPAPGQRDKTLRSVNIQVAASGDRAALEKTRSNNARELSIHLLEKKRKALIIDGRPRWEFRYIHNHFDRDERWQTTLIFDDMSDNAAAGNLQKNFPKTKDDLLSYDLVILGDVSLGRFKPEQLEWLVEFVEKRGGGLIMIDGQRGKLHEWASGKTAPLVPVRFGAAAKKQTPASIELTADGQRFDALRLSDSPSANATLWPTLSKVNWHSNVEPLPAAITLAKAQQPAIVFRQVGAGAVLYLGTDELWRWRFQVADLYHQRLWMQLGAWIAAPPFQIDQKKLSVGTDRLRYSPGETSEIRVRVRNDKGETLTNAQPRAYLLHDGEEVATLQLEADPTHVGIYRAVTPPLRAGTYEISVAESPSAPRSEARLSLHVSDAGNPEWATLTMNRPLLETMATNSGGRFLREEQAATDLPGLLQTIDRKQTITKETNLWSSWWWFGAAILLLTAEWLMRKRLKLV